A single genomic interval of Pseudomonadota bacterium harbors:
- a CDS encoding chemotaxis protein CheW, whose protein sequence is MVKEQIDEIEGSQSEGKSQELSQNDVRNIIQEHQDIAQFLTFKVDNELYGVDLLSIREIKGWTETTRLPNSPPFMKGVINLRGAVIPIFDLKGRFDMGETKATEKHVVIIIAVGQRLIGILVDAVSDIIEVAQNDIKQAPQMEMKVDDKFVKGLISLDDKMVVVLDINSLFDSQDIKIDGNRKSDMKEEA, encoded by the coding sequence ATGGTAAAAGAACAAATAGATGAAATTGAGGGAAGTCAAAGCGAGGGGAAAAGCCAAGAGCTTTCCCAAAATGATGTCCGTAATATTATACAGGAACATCAGGATATAGCCCAGTTTTTGACATTTAAAGTTGATAATGAACTATATGGCGTTGATCTGCTAAGTATAAGGGAAATAAAGGGCTGGACGGAAACTACCAGATTGCCGAATAGCCCCCCGTTTATGAAGGGAGTTATAAATCTGCGTGGTGCGGTTATTCCTATATTTGACCTGAAAGGAAGGTTTGATATGGGCGAGACTAAAGCAACGGAAAAACATGTAGTGATAATAATTGCCGTAGGTCAAAGGTTGATAGGCATATTGGTTGATGCGGTATCGGATATTATAGAGGTTGCACAAAATGATATTAAGCAGGCACCGCAGATGGAAATGAAGGTTGATGACAAGTTCGTAAAAGGTCTAATTTCACTTGATGATAAAATGGTTGTGGTTCTTGATATAAATAGCCTATTTGACAGTCAAGATATTAAAATTGATGGAAATCGTAAGTCGGATATGAAAGAGGAAGCGTAA